The genomic stretch tttaagaaAATGTTATGTATCTATCACAATTTGccaaagatatatatttttgttttattctgtAAACTTAtttgaacattattttatttttaggggTGGCTATCTTATACGGCCAAGATCAGTAGAATTTTGGCAAGGTCAAAGAGATAGACTCCATGATAGAATAAAGTTCAGAAAGCCTAAGGAAGGGGAAGTTCCCGATGAAAAGCTTCTACATCAAGGCGAAGATGGATGGGTATTTGAAAGACTATCTCCTTAAtctgtaatacataaatatttctaaatgaacaaattaaaatgaatttatgtcTCAAGTCttccattttatattagtaaattatgtatattttatgattgttgGTAatggtttataaaaaataatttcaataaataatttatgatttttttatttttaaaatttctcttTGTATTCCATTACTTGTTTTCCATATGACTTCGCTTTTTAAGGAAGTATCTTTAATGGCTGTTTCAAATTGTCGTGTTCCACCTCCAACTCCAAAGTAATATGTTTTTGCAGCTATAAAAATTTCTCCATCATTTTTTAACCTGTGTTGGAATAAAGCAATAAGCttgtcataatttttaatattatacaatgtcTCTGATGTGagtattatatcaaatttttcTGATTCTTCAAGAAGTTGGTCAAATGATGCCCAGTCGCCAGAGTAAAATTTACTGTTTTTAGTTTCTTGATCTATTTGCTCTTCTTCcagatttaataaaacatttggtATAGtagaatattcaattatttctttattctgTAAATAAAGGGGTTTTTATTGCTTCTAATTATagtttaaaacatacatatcgtcgttgctcctgcaaaagtcTAGTCTACTTACATAATCTTGAAATGTCACAAGAGCTCCTTTTAGTAAGGCATAAATTCCCAATATACCAGCACCACAACCTAAGTctaagacttttttatttttaaatgcaatgGTTTCTATATTTTCTTCTAAATATTCAACTAAATCATAAGTACACTCCCAAATCTTTAGGCCTCCtgcaattttataaatgaaattttgtagaaactaaaaacaattatattaaagtgatataatttaaaatatataattagttaccTTCATATTTACCAGTGATAAGGTCACTATGTTCTTTTTCAGCAAGATCGAGAGCATTCTTCACACCACTATCTTTCATAAACGTCAACATATTGCTAATTAGAACATGTCCTATTTCCACATCGCCACATATGAACATTTTAGCCTGCGTGACTAAATCTTTAAGATCCTTCATCTGATTATTTGGTACGATTTCTTCACTACCGAACCATTCGATTTCTTCATCATCTTGAAAGATATTGTCAATTTACTTTTCGGTAGAATAATTTAACCTTATACAAGATATAGTTAATAATACCTTTGTTTTGGGACCCGTCAGAAACACCGgagaaattaaatttgaaagaaGTCATTTTTGAAActgaataaaactttatttaaggttcttaattcatttattttttgttatgatttGTATCCACGCTAGGCTGGCTTTACCAAGACTTTGATATATCGTAGACGGTAGAGGGGTTTGTCTCCGATCACCACAACATCACTCGTATTACATTTAcaagaggttttttttttcaaaactattATAACCTAtaaaatcagagtaatgttaaACTTGAAAAAGATGCAACACTAGGATACAGTATGTCATTTatgtcaattcaattcaattcttggtttaatggcttttagttgtgccgacaaggcacagattatttcgccaatgtctcgtaggatggagaagacacgaaagagattgattggtacagttgaggaaacaaactcaattaaattttgaagattagcatagtcgtagtaatttccttgttaatccttaacctagaacaacacaaatcatttatgtcaaaacttttaataaatttgatttgacaAAAAGTACAATCAGTACGTTTCAATGTCATGTACAATAGctttatagattttttacttttatagcttgattaataagaatttaaattggttttaaattttaatataaattacgtaTGTATGTCAGAATGTAACGACACCGACTCTATTATACTTAGCCTTGTCAGCCTTTCCTTAGACacctttttttatgaaatcgtAAACACGAAGGGAATGCTTTTTCGAAGTGAGTGCACTCAAATTACTGGTTGCGTCacgtaataaaactaataaatatcaaattttaggTCGGAACGAACAATATCTCAgaaacttaaaagaaaaattgttttattactgtGGTAGGGTAACACATACCACTTCTTTTAGTGGCTAcaatcttctttttttaaataaatcttttcatCGGGCTTTAAGCCCATTAAACAATAGACTGCAACATaattaaaagaatttaatttcaatttttaacatataaagtCTATTAATtaccttatttttattgaattttttattacataataacgatttttattaagttatgcATTTTCAAAATATAGACTAAAATATCATGATGGACTGATTATAActaaaaacgattaaaatacACTATCATATTTTCATTTGCCTGAATAAAACTGAGCCTATTGATTTCTTTTGTCTTCCTTTAACTAATAGGTCtaatgtacaaattaaaaaaatatatagatttattgatAGTGTGTAACAATCCTTTAAAAcatctactttttttattatttataattgaattgcgttaataaaaatatttaaatagttcattttaaaaataaatttaaattatacatcttATTGCAATTTTATcatacgttttataaaaaatcaaagttaaaatataaacccTCGAAAGTCATTcattcagaaaaaaaattaaaaagtatgtgtAACATTTTGTTGtcaattcattaataataagcGATTAAATAATGGAGTTAAATTGTTATGAAAACACAAATGTGgtaggaatatttatttaacattaataataaatgtataatgcacaaatattacaataattattgagATTGGACAAGTGAACGCATCCAATTATTCCAGCTATTCATTCATTCAAGCACACGAGTCAAACTAAAGAGTCAAAAGTTGTGCGGTTTCAACTGTGTAATTTCTATTACAGAATATTTATACTTCTAAAAcgaataatagtattaataaacaatGACAGACGTTGCGAAGAAGGTAATGATAAAACTATGTAATTCAGTGGTCATCCATTTATAAAGTTTGAGCAATATGTTTGTATCATCCATTGTGCTTTTTATGCAACATGCTTTTTTGCAACAATGtcgaaagattattttaaagatagtcATTTATGTGTGTGTCTGTAAATTGGTGTCTGACTTTAGACTAGTTTTTGTGAACTAAAGTCAACATAACCTCCTCGGTGTTAGTGCGGCCATGGGGGTCTGATATTATTCATggcattcatttattattttataataagcgtACGTCCGctatttacatttgtaatatataacataaatgatGTTTAATTTCAGGTTCAAGACTATAAAGATTCACTCAAACAAAAGGCAGAGCACCTAATTATAAAAGGATTTCCAGAAAAGATAGTAAAGTTGAATGAACTTCTAGAAACGTCAAATTTTCAAAATCGAGATCTTTCAGATGTTCATcaggtaaatattattcaatttatgattatttactttatttgtaaacaatatgtaccattttttataagtatggaatagtaatatgaatttttatattgttttgttaaacatataattaattgtttgttcCAGGACTTAAACATTCCAGTGCCTCCTCCAGCTCAGTCTGTGAATGAGCCAAATGCTAAAAGGCAGCGTATAGACTCATCCGAGGTATCAAGTAATTCAACTATTGAAGGCACTAGGGTGTATGCACTGCCTAATGGAACAGTACCATGTAATAAGCCTCTTAGTgatctaattcatctcgtcaaACCTCATATTAGAGAACTTGTTGAAGACTCAAACTTAGTAAGTATCAGTTTGattatatattcaaacaaatctgaatattatcattttgtatttgaaattacaGTTtcccttattaataaaaataatatgcaacaaatattttcatatttggaATTAGTTaggatgaaattatttattacttgaatattggattgttgatattataaatttaatttaagttaatatctTTGCTTTTCAGCTTAAAATGTGGATTTCATTTATGATTCCAAAAATAGAGGATGGaaataactttggtgtttcaaTACAAGAAGATACTCTTGCTGAGATACAATCTGTGGAATCGGAAGCTGCAGCTTTCTTTGACCAAATTTCACGGTACTTTATATCACGAGCAAAGATAGTGTCCAAGGTTGCGAAATATCCACATATTGATGACTACAGAAGAGCTGTTAGAGTAagtttatatttgtgttaataatggAGATGGTGCTTATTTTGGTCGCCTTATTCTACAAATGACTAAAGATGCAGTGTTTTGAACAaagtttttagtataaaatctCAGCCAGTCTGTCAATGGTTTTGCTTTAAGATCGTCCATATTGCATTCATATTTTAACATAAGGAATTTAGTAATGCAACCTCTTTACGATTGAGGAGTAGTCATATTAGATAAATtccaatgtaaaattaaatgacctGCCATAATTTTTGATTCTTACAAAGCATGGAACATTATCAGCACAATCAATTTGAGCTTcagattacatattaaataccaTGCATGTTATTTTGTATCATATCATCAGCCTTAAGACATTTTGGAAGCATAACTAAGGCACAACAGTTAACAAATAACATTCTTGTtggaagggtgaatgagcctgTGTCGTCATTATCAGCATAAGCGACaaccatcttagttcctaaggtttaTTGTATATTGCGTAGGGCTTCAAATTTCCAATGTCATCAATGGGTCATCAGTTCCACTTATCATTTGGCAGTTCATTCGACaactacctatttaaaaaaaatactaattataaatttttgtctttatttcagGAACTAGATGAAAAGGAGTATCTGTCACTCTGGCTTGTTATGTGTGAGATTCGCAACCGCTATTGTTCTTTACATGACATTGTCATTAAGAAtctagaaaaaattaaaaagccaCGCTCGTCTAATGCAGACTCATTATACTAGGTCCTAACTTTAATCTCAACTAGTAATCTTAGGTGCAAGGATACCTTGTGAATTTTAAGGGTAACTACCGAAAATCTATCTCGTTTTTTATTCACTAGattattctgtatatatttaattgacagTATTTAAACACATAGGAGATTAGGTGCAAACTATTGTGCTATACCTATAGCACTTAAtaactgtttaaaaatagacaCAATACTTAGCTAACTTTCTCTAATGTTAGCAGTCACAatccaaacaaaaatatttttttttaaatcactagtgagtaaaaaatagatatttttcatattgttgTTTTGTAGCAAGAATGTTTTGTATTATACGGTGAGACTGaattaacacattttaatatttcttatataaaatgtcCTGATATGATGTGATGAtcgcttataattaaaattttatatggagGAATTTACTTTGAATGTTTTAtgcaataattttgttttttccaCATTTGGTAGCATAGATAACTGAATGTGCAAAGTGACAAAGTTACTATTAATTGAGTGCTAATAATGAatgaaagaagaagaaaaaaaaacaatgatatgaTCTGactctttaataatttaaaattattaaatgatgtttgaataaaaaataattaccaacTTTTCGATATAAAGTTTAAGctgcttatacatatattattctgCAATTTGtaaaatcagagtaatgtgtggagcgtaaaaatattccatgattttttttaatagaatctTGCTACAAAACTTCAATATGATTTCTTGTTCAACCATCGAGTGATCccaaattttattctttatgagACATTAGTTTAAGTGCATAATGTTGTATTTacactattaaaataatccaTTTAAACTGATaagctaattttaatttattgtaccaCTGTTTCGTTTAGGGTTGCCTCTTCGCAAATTTGTAATTTCATAACCTACCACCTACCATCATCAACCGTTTTGAGAATTTTCGACGATTGGCTAAAACAGAttgttaagtaaaattataatcaattcaataaaatacgTTTCTACGAATATGTggtgttttttttactaaatttgtaATGAACATTGAGCATATAATTTCAAAAGTGACCAAAAATGTCCTCATGTactattttcgtttttttaacaagatttattgacttttaaaaTACCCAATTAAAATGTGGTTAAAGCATAtaaattttaagcaaaattGGAGGTCAAACCAGGACAAGAAATACTGAATATTATGTGCTGTCGTTAAGGAATGAAAGTATACCACCTAGCTAATAACGTACATGGCAGTAACACGGTGGATTAGTTCTCAGTCTTCGCCACTAATGAAGAGCGTTACGTACATacgatttttttactttaatactaATTGTCAGccgcggcttctctcgcgtttgttgtcaaaaaacgtagcctatgtccattcttgaagttcaagttcgcttcacaccaaattttatcaaattaggtTCATTGGTTCTGTTGTgaaagaaagacagacagagatactttctcatttataaaattcatataaataagcttttttaatattatttttaatttataatgatgaatatatatttattttttataatttcacataagtaattagatattaattagatagataagaatagatttaaatttggCACCTATAGACTACTTTTTGTATTCTATATAAACACATTTGCCAAGCTTTCAGGTATTTTAAAGTGTGTATTGGACTTTTGATTTAACTTTGgcctgtaataaaaattaaaataactgaatTGGGATGAATTATTGGGTATTAGATTTGGTAATATATGggacatataacaaaaaatgtagGATTTCCAAtaagatcaaaataaaaacaaaaaaatattttttacacgcTGGTGATAATATTGTTGACGTTCATTTTTAgaatgaaaataacattttgacaTATGCCAATTTTTTCAAGGCCTTATTTTACGTACGCACTTTTTATTTCGTCTTTTATTTCCCCCGGATATAGTAAgtatggtattttatttttgacgttATGGCGAGCGACATCGACCAAGGAAACTTTGGCGATAGCGCTCGGAACCGATCTAAATACGAAATTAGGCTAAAGAGCTCACATCATGTATTTGATGGCGCCGGAGAGAATATCCAGTATCACAGCGACAATGAGTCCTTAGCTTCGAGAAAAAGTAAAACCCGGTATATAAATCCGGCTATTTATATAGAGAAAGTTGAATCCACTCATTCTGTGACATCGTTACACACAGACTCCTCTTGTGTCGATGACGTCACACCGCATCCGCATAGTTCTTATAGGAGTAACTCTACTCCTTTTCTAACTGGTCGCATATCCAGTGCATCTTCGACTAGTATCAAAAGAAAATCGTGTAGACTTATAAGTCAGGAAGAAACTGTTCGTGACGAGGAGACGCCAAGATGTGGTCGTACTTATCGTGATGATGGCGCTGATACATTTCGTTTATCAGTCGCTTCGCTTTCAACTACAACGACCGCTAAAGAAGAGCGCGAGCGCAATGAAAAGAAAAGACAAGAAGCTTTTCAGCAGTGGCTAGAACGTAAAGAGCAACAGGTACACGAAGTTTTCTTTACTGTAGCCGTAGTGtagtacattaatatttttgtattgatgaaaaaaaaatattgacactacaagttactgtactgtaattttgtataattgtatgGTAGGTACGTTTATATTAAGTTGATATGCGTATATATGTTACTAATTGAGGTAAATATTAGAAGCGAGAAAAGGCGCGCctagaaaaaacaaaaatccaAGTTGTACCGACAACCACCCAAGAACAGCGTGAGGAGTCATTTCGGCGATGGTTAGAGCGTAAACGCATTCAGAACGAGCGACGTAAAGCCGAAGAAATCATGAAGCAGTATCGGCACAAAGAACAGCTTGAACAAGAACGAAGGAAGAGACACCAAACGAAGGAGGAAAAATTGGCAGAATGGATTAGAAAAAAAGAGGAGGAGATGAAGTGTATGTATTATTCATacgtatgttatttatttaaggaatgTTAGTACTTTTTATAAAGGGAACAAGAAGAATAGCTTAAACAATGCATGATTCTTAACCCCGTGTAACAAAACATTACTTTTCTAGTTAAACTATTTGGAAAACAGATCAGAAGATGTGACAGTTAAATCCGTAGTCACAAAAAAGTATAAACGGATATCGTTGAGGAGAAATGGTAGCACTATCAATTgacttttttatggtgtaggttggcagacgagcatataggccacctgatggtaagtggttaccatcacccataaacaatgaagctgtaagaaatattattcttacgtcgtcaatgtgccaccaaccttgggaactaagatattatgtcccttgtgccttgtgcctgtagttacttacTGTACCAAATGCTGTTAAGAAGATGTTTTATTAAAAGGCATACGGTAGCAATTGggtgtattttttatgacatatgtAGGGGGACAGGTAAAATAGCCATTTCATGCTGGATGGTCAACattgctgtaagaaatattaacaattgtttacatcgtcaatactaCATAAATTTTGGTAACGATGATAGATCTTATGACCGAAATATTGCGATCACTTTTCCTATAAATATACAGTCGGGACAATTTCCATAAAGGCacttatattatctttatttttatacaatcaaAAGAGTATAAATTAACATTCTTAACTCATAAGTAATGAAAACTCGATCCGAGCGTCGCGCTGCGCGTCTTGCGATCGAGGACGAACGTCGGCGCGTCCAGGGCGAGCGAGCGTACAGAGACTGGCTGCGGAATAGCAAGAACAAGCCACTGCCCGTGCCTCTTAATCAAGGAGAACTTAGTTAGTATATGTCTCCAATGTTACAATACTTATGGTACAACTTTGTTCACGAGAGTAAGGGTTCAGTTTGAACCTTAAAGTAATTGTTTGTTTtgcatttatgaaaatttatgagATACTACGTAAAAAGTACACGAGCAGTAATGTGTTGGCCTAGGGAGCAATTTCCAGAGGCAAAACGTCTTCTTTTCTTAAAATTACTTCAGTAGTTGGGACTTTACGAACATCAATCATCAAAAAGACTTCTAGAAGTTTCAGACATCTTATCATTTATTTGCTATTGACTTTCATTGTTAATGCGTTGATTTCCTTTTGATATGAAATAACgcaaaataattcttaaaacttataacacttttatttttgaatttttatattagtaatttttagggttccgtactcTACTAGGAACCTTTATAGCTTCGTCATgactgtccgtctgtctgtcctggctcgttctccgCCGTTTCTGCACTGATTGCCACGAAAATTGGTGGAGACATGTATAttgataatccaaaaattgtttttaaaattatcgaaaaataattaattttacccccccccccctcccctTCCATACAGCAAAaagttaattcgaaaaaaaaaaatcgacttatCCCATCGTGTGGGGTATCGTTAAAAaggtatctttaaataaaacaaaaattgcctTGAAAGTCTCGAGAT from Vanessa cardui chromosome 12, ilVanCard2.1, whole genome shotgun sequence encodes the following:
- the LOC124534280 gene encoding proteasome activator complex subunit 3 produces the protein MTDVAKKVQDYKDSLKQKAEHLIIKGFPEKIVKLNELLETSNFQNRDLSDVHQDLNIPVPPPAQSVNEPNAKRQRIDSSEVSSNSTIEGTRVYALPNGTVPCNKPLSDLIHLVKPHIRELVEDSNLLKMWISFMIPKIEDGNNFGVSIQEDTLAEIQSVESEAAAFFDQISRYFISRAKIVSKVAKYPHIDDYRRAVRELDEKEYLSLWLVMCEIRNRYCSLHDIVIKNLEKIKKPRSSNADSLY
- the LOC124534113 gene encoding histidine protein methyltransferase 1 homolog, with translation MTSFKFNFSGVSDGSQNKDDEEIEWFGSEEIVPNNQMKDLKDLVTQAKMFICGDVEIGHVLISNMLTFMKDSGVKNALDLAEKEHSDLITGKYEGGLKIWECTYDLVEYLEENIETIAFKNKKVLDLGCGAGILGIYALLKGALVTFQDYNKEIIEYSTIPNVLLNLEEEQIDQETKNSKFYSGDWASFDQLLEESEKFDIILTSETLYNIKNYDKLIALFQHRLKNDGEIFIAAKTYYFGVGGGTRQFETAIKDTSLKSEVIWKTSNGIQREILKIKKS
- the LOC124534443 gene encoding vicilin-like seed storage protein At2g18540; translation: MASDIDQGNFGDSARNRSKYEIRLKSSHHVFDGAGENIQYHSDNESLASRKSKTRYINPAIYIEKVESTHSVTSLHTDSSCVDDVTPHPHSSYRSNSTPFLTGRISSASSTSIKRKSCRLISQEETVRDEETPRCGRTYRDDGADTFRLSVASLSTTTTAKEERERNEKKRQEAFQQWLERKEQQKREKARLEKTKIQVVPTTTQEQREESFRRWLERKRIQNERRKAEEIMKQYRHKEQLEQERRKRHQTKEEKLAEWIRKKEEEMKLMKTRSERRAARLAIEDERRRVQGERAYRDWLRNSKNKPLPVPLNQGELSMRGSVSQMYINPIPWQPLTQ